In the Podospora pseudocomata strain CBS 415.72m chromosome 5, whole genome shotgun sequence genome, one interval contains:
- a CDS encoding hypothetical protein (SMCOG1010:NAD-dependent epimerase/dehydratase; EggNog:ENOG503P1YI; COG:S; antiSMASH:Cluster_2) encodes MTNPSAAPVSTKFLNVLVIGANGYLGTAICSAFLRTNAPPTSFRVHGLIRRESAAHQLAMNEVIPIIGSLSEPDMVRTAVLSHSPVWDIIVTCTEPSRATEAAHWSDLLAFIQDLASESASHGVRPFVLWSSGCKDYGTTGLHGEKSLTPHSEDSPLQSHPIIRGRMDAALRVLEVAGAEGSDFTAAVVRATPVFGYSGSYYGAAFDYAAAFAGAFGKDDIRSRTLDFTSDEGTIMHGVHVDDCGEGYVALATAALPDDDRRRRIAGKVFNISGRRYETLREVGAALAQEYGFGHGARFGLAQDELPEAVSGHNCGLVFGWSQWVSSERIRNLTHWCDKRSLFSENIGVYRLAYEAAVEAGLDDVEKVKRRMAGNWGDDHKAAE; translated from the coding sequence AACCAAGTTCCTAAACGTCCTTGTCATCGGCGCAAATGGCTACCTTGGAACTGCCATTTGCAGCGCCTTTCTACGAACCAACgctccaccaacctcctttCGAGTCCACGGCCTCATCCGCCGCGAATCAGCCGCCCACCAACTGGCAATGAACGAagtcatccccatcatcggCTCTCTCTCCGAGCCCGACATGGTCCGCACGGCTGTCTTGTCCCACAGCCCTGTCTGGGACATAATCGTCACCTGCACCGAACCCTCCAGAGCCACCGAAGCAGCCCACTGGTCTGACCTCTTGGCGTTCATCCAGGACTTGGCCTCGGAATCCGCCTCCCACGGGGTTCGCCCCTTCGTCCTCTGGTCGTCCGGCTGTAAAGACTACGGCACGACAGGATTACACGGTGAAAAGAGCCTCACGCCGCATTCGGAAGACTCACCGCTTCAGTCTCACCCCATCATCCGCGGCCGGATGGACGCCGCGTTGCGCGTTCTTGAGGTGGCCGGTGCCGAAGGATCCGACTTTACGGCTGCCGTGGTGAGGGCTACACCTGTCTTTGGATACAGCGGGAGCTACTACGGCGCTGCGTTCGATTATGCCGCGGCATTTGCTGGTGCCTTCGGGAAAGATGATATCAGGAGTCGAACCCTGGACTTCACGTCAGATGAGGGGACGATCATGCATGGAGTTCACGTTGATGACTGCGGTGAAGGGTACGTGGCCCTGGCGACGGCGGCTCTACCGGACGATGATCGTAGACGGAGAATCGCTGGCAAAGTCTTCAACATTTCTGGGAGGAGATATGAGACATTGCGCGAAGTAGGCGCCGCCTTAGCGCAGGAGTATGGATTCGGACACGGAGCGAGGTTCGGTCTAGCTCAAGACGAGCTGCCAGAAGCGGTTTCTGGGCATAATTGTGGACTCGTTTTTGGCTGGAGCCAATGGGTGAGCAGTGAAAGGATTCGGAACCTGACCCATTGGTGTGACAAACGGTCGCTCTTCTCAGAGAATATCGGTGTCTATAGGCTGGCTTAtgaagctgctgttgaggctggaTTGGATGACGTGGAAAAAGTGAAAAGACGGATGGCTGGGAACTGGGGGGATGATCACAAGGCTGCGGAGTAG